In Citrus sinensis cultivar Valencia sweet orange chromosome 2, DVS_A1.0, whole genome shotgun sequence, a single genomic region encodes these proteins:
- the LOC102623114 gene encoding ATP-dependent zinc metalloprotease FTSH 2, chloroplastic — protein sequence MAASSACLVGNILTTHKTKTNLSKDFHGRHLLFNSSFRSLEKKPKVAVVKASLSQKQHEGRRGFLKKLLGNVGVGTALLGSGKAYADEQGVSSSRMSYSRFLEYLDKDRVKKVDLFENGTIAIVEAISPELGNRVQRVRVQLPGLSQELLQKFREKNIDFAAHNAQEDSGSLLFNLIGNLAFPLILIGGLFLLSRRSSGGMGGPGGPGFPLAFGQSKAKFQMEPNTGVTFDDVAGVDEAKQDFMEVVEFLKKPERFTAIGARIPKGVLLVGPPGTGKTLLAKAIAGEAGVPFFSISGSEFVEMFVGVGASRVRDLFKKAKENAPCIVFVDEIDAVGRQRGTGIGGGNDEREQTLNQLLTEMDGFEGNTGIIVIAATNRADILDSALLRPGRFDRQVTVDVPDIRGRTEILKVHGSNKKFDADVSLDVIAMRTPGFSGADLANLLNEAAILAGRRGKAAISSKEIDDSIDRIVAGMEGTVMTDGKSKSLVAYHEVGHAICGTLTPGHDPVQKVTLVPRGQARGLTWFIPSDDPTLISKQQLFARIVGGLGGRAAEEVIFGGPEVTTGAAGDLQQITGLAKQMVTTFGMSEIGPWSLMDGSQSGDVIMRMMARNSMSEKLAEDIDAAVKRLSDRAYEIALSQIRNNREAIDKIVEVLLEKETMSGDEFRAILSEFVEIPAENRVPPAVPAPLSVSV from the exons ATGGCAGCTTCATCAGCTTGCCTTGTAGGGAATATTTTGACAACACACAAGACTAAAACAAATTTGAGCAAGGACTTCCATGGTAGGCATCTTCTGTTTAACTCGAGTTTTCGATCATTGGAAAAGAAGCCAAAAGTAGCCGTTGTAAAGGCATCTTTGAGCCAGAAGCAGCATGAAGGAAGAAGAGGGTTTCTTAAGAAGCTGCTTGGAAATGTTGGAGTTGGTACTGCTTTGTTGGGGAGTGGGAAAGCCTATGCCGATGAACAGGGGGTTTCTTCCTCTAGGATGTCTTACTCTAGGTTCTTGGAGTATCTTGATAAGGACAGGGTGAAGAAGGTTGATTTGTTTGAGAATGGTACCATAGCTATTGTGGAGGCTATTTCCCCTGAGTTGGGTAACCGGGTGCAACGAGTTCGCGTTCAACTTCCAGGTCTAAGTCAGGAGCTTCTCCAGAAATTCAGGGAGAAGAACATTGATTTTGCTGCCCATAATGCTCAAGAGGACTCAGGATCATTGTTGTTTAACTTGATTGGGAATCTGGCTTTCCCACTTATCTTAATTGGAGGGCTGTTCCTTCTCTCAAGGCGTTCATCTGGTGGAATGGGCGGTCCTGGTGGGCCTGGTTTCCCCCTTGCCTTTGGTCAGTCCAAAGCTAAATTCCAGATGGAACCAAATACTGGTGTGACATTTGATGATGTTGCCGGAGTTGATGAGGCAAAACAAGATTTCATGGAAGTGGTGGAGTTCCTTAAGAAGCCCGAGAGATTTACAGCTATTGGAGCTCGTATTCCAAAGGGTGTTCTTCTCGTTGGTCCTCCAGGAACTGGGAAGACTCTTCTTGCCAAGGCAATTGCTGGTGAAGCCGGTGTTCCATTTTTCTCCATATCAGGTTCTGAGTTTGTTGAGATGTTTGTTGGTGTCGGTGCATCTAGAGTCCGAGATCTTTTCAAGAAGGCCAAAGAGAATGCTCCTTGCATTGTATTTGTGGATGAAATTGATGCCGTTGGAAGACAAAGAGGAACTGGAATTGGAGGAGGGAATGATGAAAGAGAGCAGACCCTTAACCAGCTTTTGACAGAAATGGATGGTTTTGAGGGTAATACTGGTATCATTGTGATTGCTGCAACTAACAGGGCGGACATTCTTGATTCTGCCTTATTGAGGCCTGGACGTTTTGATAGACAG GTTACTGTTGATGTTCCTGACATTCGAGGAAGAACAGAGATATTAAAGGTTCACGGTAGCAACAAGAAGTTTGATGCAGATGTGTCTCTTGATGTGATAGCCATGAGAACACCTGGGTTCAGTGGTGCTGACCTTGCAAACCTCTTAAATGAGGCTGCTATATTGGCTGGACGACGTGGGAAAGCTGCTATTTCATCTAAAGAGATTGATGATTCGATTGATAGGATTGTGGCTGGAATGGAAGGAACTGTCATGACAGATGGGAAGAGTAAAAGTCTTGTTGCATACCATGAAGTTGGCCACGCAATATGCGG AACTTTGACTCCTGGACACGATCCCGTTCAAAAAGTCACCCTTGTTCCACGTGGTCAGGCAAGAGGTCTTACCTGGTTCATCCCTTCAGATGACCCCACCTTGATATCGAAGCAGCAGCTCTTTGCAAGAATTGTTGGTGGACTCGGTGGTAGAGCTGCTGAGGAAGTGATTTTTGGAGGGCCTGAAGTGACAACAGGAGCAGCTGGTGATTTGCAGCAGATCACTGGTTTGGCCAAACAG atGGTAACCACATTTGGAATGTCTGAAATTGGCCCATGGTCGCTCATGGACGGATCACAGAGTGGTGATGTCATCATGAGAATGATGGCAAGGAACTCAATGTCTGAGAAGCTTGCTGAAGACATTGATGCTGCAGTCAAGAGACTATCAGACCGTGCCTATGAGATTGCGTTGAGCCAAATAAGGAACAACCGTGAAGCCATTGACAAGATCGTGGAAGTTCTTCTTGAGAAGGAAACAATGTCAGGGGATGAATTCCGGGCAATCCTCTCAGAGTTTGTCGAAATCCCAGCTGAAAATAGGGT